A region of Pyxidicoccus parkwaysis DNA encodes the following proteins:
- a CDS encoding TolB family protein yields the protein MSLCLPRFVVALSTAFLLAACGGDDDDSDKLSRTTLKATSGQYWGVPRFSMDGRIAFVRALEQGDTYEVAVMKEDGTDVRKLAGDGTYLTGLAWSPDGSLYYSGEKGISLIPATGGTATVVYDAFAAAELDVSPDGKLLAYRVNGGGLYLLDLEGRIVRELNDDGSAPAFSRDGKRLAFIKRSEADVYEIRTLELANPGTSQLVAKDANYLSAVDWLPDGRLAAITEEGISLFDLSGATPQGRLVRDEFAAKELDVSPDGEKMVYAINGQADLYVLTGF from the coding sequence ATGTCGTTGTGCCTTCCGCGTTTCGTCGTCGCGCTGTCCACCGCGTTCCTGCTCGCCGCCTGCGGCGGGGATGACGACGACTCCGACAAGCTCTCCCGCACCACCCTGAAGGCCACGTCCGGCCAGTACTGGGGCGTGCCGCGCTTCTCGATGGACGGCCGCATCGCCTTCGTGCGCGCGCTCGAGCAGGGCGACACGTACGAGGTGGCGGTGATGAAGGAGGACGGCACGGACGTCCGGAAGCTGGCCGGCGACGGCACCTACCTGACGGGCCTGGCGTGGAGCCCGGATGGCAGCCTCTACTACTCCGGTGAGAAGGGCATCTCCCTCATCCCCGCGACGGGCGGCACGGCGACGGTGGTGTACGACGCCTTCGCTGCCGCGGAGCTGGACGTGTCGCCGGACGGCAAGCTGCTCGCCTATCGCGTCAACGGCGGTGGGCTCTACCTGCTCGACCTGGAAGGGCGCATCGTCCGGGAGCTGAACGACGACGGCTCGGCCCCGGCCTTCTCGCGGGACGGCAAGCGCCTGGCGTTCATCAAGAGGTCGGAGGCTGACGTGTATGAGATTCGCACCCTGGAGCTTGCCAACCCGGGGACCAGCCAGCTGGTGGCGAAGGACGCCAACTACCTGTCCGCGGTGGACTGGCTGCCGGACGGGCGGCTCGCCGCCATCACCGAGGAGGGCATCTCCCTCTTCGACCTGTCCGGTGCCACGCCGCAGGGCCGCCTGGTGCGCGACGAGTTCGCCGCGAAGGAGCTGGATGTGTCCCCGGACGGCGAGAAGATGGTGTACGCCATCAACGGGCAGGCCGACCTCTACGTGCTGACGGGCTTCTAG